In Lolium rigidum isolate FL_2022 chromosome 3, APGP_CSIRO_Lrig_0.1, whole genome shotgun sequence, the genomic window tgggaccgccccttcttcgtacactcgccgggattcaggaatgagccgattgcccacaatcggcaattgcccgtaatgcaatcgaaaagaaggaggcagccaacgtgtccgtgttcgagcgcctagggcctctcccgtcacaaagcaaacgcgctgagtcacctcgttgggcagatcttgaggattcggaagacgagggagaagtggaagaagacaggtatcaccggccaaggtggtgccccgacggactcagccgttcccaaaagcgcaggttcagccgattgcgcggcccggaggaagccgaaaggttgtaccgcatacgctaaggaaggcacggcctgatctcggccgcaaaggttcagcgaaccccggatgaagagggtcgtccacggaaaatggagtggcgccccaaacagaggaaagccgatgatgagacatcggccggcacaaacatggtactcgccttgccgacagagcgtagcgctccacgactctacggagcacacaaggtggacgacagcaggcgcatcaagtcagaggttgggttggtttcattcagcctgaccaagtagcaagatcaaaccaatgggcaaaccaggagaggctgatccttgtgatcggccccaaaaaaatctacgaagggaacttacaagaccttcaacgagcaagcaacgtggaggccgattccagtaatcggccaaaattatcctcacctacctctctcgCTCGGATTCAACATAttttccaacgagccgataccatcaattttcttgacagaatcggctcgggggcacctggtatatggaaatatgagggtatacaacagaagcatctcatcttttgttgatggttattgaaacattgggggccgattaagaaaaatcggccaaataaaaatttttttacagccgatgcgagggcatcgactttagaattgagaggcagccgatgcgcagccatcgactttagtggaattatgcagtgtttatcgagtctccaccaaatctagaccaatggtggtgctttctgttgcctcgagggagtaaagcaatggaaacttctccagctgcttcgagccgatccgggttcccgaACCTTTTCCGTCAAAGAGGAAATGGaggattatcggctgtcggaggaaggaagaggatcggccgtggcgcattctcttcgacattctcgcctcgagtaaggcctcGGGGGCAACagacctagtggatactctgtttaaagaaccgatgaggataccatcggctgatccttcattgcaaccctcttcacaatgatgggtaccgaaaaggattatttggtttggttggaaaaattCGAAGGTTGTTCCCGAAAGTCCGGcaccttccaccagatttagaaaatcatcgctgaagaagagaagggtgaatttcaaaggaccgatgcggtgcgatcggctcattacgcattggcaaaggggacgaatcggcaaggtcggtagaagagagaatcggctcaattaaaaggaatcggcaaaatcaagattggggaaaagttcttcattgattaagaggagatttcttacataaggagctaattgctctcaaaaggggaatactaggggttccaccgccccatctactactaccggccctattctagaggtcctatctatgggccatcaccgccctcgtcgtcgccgtcgtcgccattatcggcgccgctcccggcgggctcgtcgtcgctccaatggccgccgaccgggccctcgttgtcttcatcttcttcgtcggccgtcgtcctcgtcggccgtcgagtcgctaagattgcccggccaagggcggaaccgcttggccggcggctcgtcggaggagccctcgtcgtcgtcctcctcctcctcttcctgctcctcttcctccccggagaggtgaagtcgcaggagaagccgtcgtcgtcactcccctcttccgtttccccaacggcgaggaagcggaggtcgctctccccgtccgtcaaggaccggtcgtcctcggaccggacggagaagtcgtggtccgattcctccccgccgcaatggcgcggcgggtgttggccgcgtggaccgccgccgcgtcgtactccggcgtcggctcacgggacgtggaggattggctagcaagatccgatggagcagaggaggaggaagacatggtggctgggagggttttttggagtgctaatgcggaggagatacaaaggaagaactgttcagagcggttaaatcaaaggaggatatagtggaaattcaatgccacggcagcttccgaggaagtggtgcctaaaaaaaactgccgagtcacgcggagaagttgagaaggcaaggcatcatcatgagggatactgcgacggttctgccacgacatgacccgacgaaggaaagcagagtgattttggaattaccaattccaaaaccaggggggcatgtgttatcaccaagatttgaccgagtcggaggtgggccgcagtcaagatgggcttaaggaaatatacgtggagaattctatgaatcggcctgttgggtttaattgcccgtgtatctgtaacatattagatctattttagtttagagatagaatcttagtcgtgcacggtttagtgcacgcccacattagaaagtcccctggactataaatatgtacctagggtttatggaataaacaacaactcacgttcaaccccaaaaacaaaccaatctcggcgcatcgccaactccttcgtctcgagggtttctatcgggtagcgacatgctgcctagatcgcatcttgcgatctaggcaagcacaagccccacgttgttcatgcgttgctcgtatcgaagcgcttttgatggcgagcaacgtagttatcattagatgtgttagggttagcattgttcttcgtttaagcatgcttacgtagtgcaacccttgcatatctagccgtcctcacgcctatctcaggtgtgggggcggcaccccgcttgatcattatttagtagatctgatccgttacgattgctccttgttctacaaggattagtttaatatccgcaatagtttggccttacaaagggggaggatctcgtggcacgtagggtggcgttcgcaagtcctaaacgggatgttcctaggatcaacttcatgttggttttttggccttgtttaggatcggcttacgagcaccgtgcgtggccatccggcccaacccggagtaggatgatccgattatgtggtgaaaaccctaaatcgtcgtagatctcattagcttcatcttgatcaagcgagaccaccaagtattcgtacaccccgtacggatcatgggtggatcggctctttgagccgattcacgggataacctcgagagccgatcgaggctcgtatttaatgtttacatgtatgccctcggagaaactaagcgaggcgagatcatcaccttcccgaccgggtataggtcggtggcacgccctgcacttcgcaacgccgcgtgtgaccggaagagcattgcgggccgtcgctcggaggggtctcagccagccgcagctctaggctccccccggctctacagtgttgacaaggccgctgcccgccggtgggttttggcagtcaacaatactacaccatgcagtggtatgccgggtcaccacacatacCTAGGACTCTTCGATGGATGTGAAGACGCAAGTGTTGCAAGAGTCCATGTTCCACCTCCTCGTCCACACACCAAGAATTCAATTGCGCTAGAGGTTCCAAAATTTCGATATCGCCATCCCTGCTCGCCCTTGAGCTCCAATATTGCATGATCTAAACTAGTTGTAGCAAAGGTTATACCCATGCCAATCATATGCAGACCACGTTTGCCACGTCAACTCATCCAGGACACCCGCCTCGACATAAAGTTACATGATCCCCTTTGGAGTCTATCGACCGAGCCGAACAACACGACAATAATTGTGCATCCACCCAAAAACCAATATGTGGTACGACGGCCAGGGATGTAGTTGTACCCCATCCATCAGGGATGAAACACCGAGTTTGGCGTAATGTATGTCTCATTAAACCCATGTATGTATCACTCTTTTGGTACTTAGGCAATATTCTTGTCCATAATAAGAAAGCATCAAATTTTTTCGTCATTTTTGAAATTCAATGACTCTTATATTTAATAGTACATGCCTAAGTACACAATGTAGTGATCCAATCCATGTGCACTCGGGATTCTGAGAAAAATACCATCTAAATAAAAAAATAAGTTAACTTTACATCGACAAAGAATTGAGACATGTAAATAATGTTGGGAAATATTTTTGTACTTGTATAGGCATGGGTGGAGGTGTTTCAACCACCGTCCattttgctttgagattcggataaaaataaGAAGAGAGATAAAATCTTTCAATCTACGAATGCGAGGAGGAATCTCGAAAAATAAATTGATGGCTCAGAATACACCCACATCTATGTGTGTGTAAATCCACTCTCAAATAATATTGGGAAATTTCAAATAATATTACCATATAAAATCGGGGTCGCTAGCTGCGAGGACTCTGAATTGAAAGCATTCCGTCAACAAAGATGAAGCAAATCAACACTGGTTACCAACTCCTGTCAATCTGATTCCTGGTTTACACGTCACCCCATCATAATCCCCTATCGATATTTTATTAAGCGGTCCCGTCCTTGTCCGTCTTTCCCCACCCTCGCATTGACCACTCACCACTGTTCTCACTTTCCCCACCTAAATCGACCTCACCACCAACCTAAGCAAAGCCACACTGGTTATCCCCTTCGCCCAATTCCAATTCCACAGCTCCATATATATGCACCACCAAGTACCACTCCTCTCGCCTCTTCACCTCAAATCCACTCCTCACAAATCTCTCGCATCAAAGCTCTAAATCCCCGCAATTCCAGCCCAAGAACGCGGCGAGACTGTGGAAAGAAGAGGAGGACGGACGCGATTTGGACGGATCCATGTCGGTGACGGGGAcatccgtggcggcggcggcgaccatgctcgcggcggcggctgccatcttcatcaccttcgtcatcttcttctacctcttccTCTGCGCCAAGCGCTACAGCGGCGCCGCGCCCACCATCGGCGGCGTCGGCGGGGGTGGACCCGACGGCAGGGGCCGCGGCCCGCGGTTCGTGTTCGGGGGCCCCTGCAACGGGAGCGGTCTGGACGAGACGGCCATCGTGGCGCTGCCCCGGAGGGAGGTCTCCCCGGGGGACCCCGCGGCGGACTGCGCCGTCTGCATCACGGAGCTGGCCGCCGGGGAGGACGCGCGCCTGCTGCCGCGGTGCGGGCACGCGTTCCACGTCGACTGCGTCGACATGTGGCTCCGCTCCCACTCCACCTGCCCGCTCTGCCGCTGCCCCGTCGCCGACGAGGCGCCCGCCGTGCAGGCCCTCGAGGCCGACCCGGAGTCGCCCAACTTCCCCACCAACGTGCTCTTCTTCGGATCccaggacgccgccgccgtcgcgccgccgcgGCGGCCGGTGGCTCCActgccgccgcagcagcagcctGCGCAGGGGCCCATCGCCGGCGTCGCGGCCGTGGTCGAGGCGGCGAGAATCGCGGCCCTACGGCGGTtacgcggctgcggcggcggcggcgcgacggcccCGTCACCACCGGCGCAAGCGGAGCGTGACGTGGAGATGGGCCTCCCACGCGGCGAGAGCAGCGCGCGGCGGCCGGCCAAGCCGCACCCAGGTTCTTGATTGCTCCTCCGTCCGTCCACATCTCCTTGAGCCGGCCATTAGAGGCATCATCAAAGGAAGCAAGTGTACATAGCCTCCTACTACTCCGTATGTGTATGATACGACCAGCATCTATATAATCTCTATATGATGAACTAAGATCTATTGATAGATATACATTTTGGCAATTGGGTGTTCGCAAATCCTTGAGATCTACTGCTGTTCTGTACTACAGCAGTTAGTTTTGCAGTTTTTACCATGGATGCAGTGAACTTTCTGAGACCAGTGGCTGTCCATGTCGAGCGTACTGTGCAGGCACATGCGCTCATCTGGGGCACGTAGCAGGCTGATCTTGACTAAAGCGACACACTAGGAGTAGTAGCTGACAACAAATATCCGAGTACACCGTACTTGGTCTTTTCTCTGTTTCAGCAACTCTCAACTTCCCAAGTAATAGTACAGTACTACTGTCATTGTTGCAGGAATCCGAGATGTTTTCACCATTGTTCAAATGTAGAATCGTGCAACTACTGCTTTATTTGAAAAAAATCGCGGGTACATTTGCCCACCAAAGCACTCTAAATTACTGGTAGGAGAAATTTGATTCGTTTGTATTTTAAAAAGTTAGAGATAAAGATGATTCCAACATATTCAAAGTTGGGCGCCTTGGTGGGCAACAGTTGGGGAAGAACAACACAACTGACCGAGTAGGATCATATTAGTGAACTCTTTAATCAGAGTTTGAACAGAAAAGTGGTAGCTGGCCAGACAGCGGACGCGGATGCGCTGCTAGTCTTACGGATAGACATTGGCCCTGTCAGCCCCATcagccatcgccatgatcacaAGGCTACAAACACATCAGCGTCCAGGATGATTTATAATCAAATCGCCTTGGCCTACACAGCAGCAACTCGGATCACCATCCCGCCGCGCCAACAGTTGAGTTCCTCTCCTTCGCTGTACTACTATTTCATTATGGCCAAAGAAttccattttttttcttcttctcctttgtttCTCTAATAAGTCTTCGATGGCTCCTCTACAGGCGGTTGACAGCCAGTGGGAACTGTGGTTTTCTGTGGCGGCTCCCTTATCTTGTTTTAAGTGTTTTTCTTTCCTTGCTTGACGAGATAAGTCAAATGCGTCTCTTTCTTTCCTTCATCAGATAAATAAATATCCACAAGCTGTTGCTCCCATGATCAAATGATATTCTCTGATCAAGATGGGTTCGTCGTGTTCTCTCTAGTTTGAATTTCGAACATACTGCACTTTATGCTTGGTGCAGGCTGGAGAAGCTTATTTGGGATTCTTAACTTCTTCTGTCCAATTCTGGAACTATCGTGCAGTTTGTTGTGTGCGAGAGCGACGGGATGACGgagaaatgatggaattttagggCAGACGGGAGAAATAACTCTTGACTACTCTAGTTTTTTTCCTCATTTTTCGTTGTCTTTAAGCGACTGAGATATAATTGCCTCGACATGTGGTGGTGCTACTGATCTCAGC contains:
- the LOC124698530 gene encoding E3 ubiquitin-protein ligase EL5-like, with product MSVTGTSVAAAATMLAAAAAIFITFVIFFYLFLCAKRYSGAAPTIGGVGGGGPDGRGRGPRFVFGGPCNGSGLDETAIVALPRREVSPGDPAADCAVCITELAAGEDARLLPRCGHAFHVDCVDMWLRSHSTCPLCRCPVADEAPAVQALEADPESPNFPTNVLFFGSQDAAAVAPPRRPVAPLPPQQQPAQGPIAGVAAVVEAARIAALRRLRGCGGGGATAPSPPAQAERDVEMGLPRGESSARRPAKPHPGS